A region from the Fusarium musae strain F31 chromosome 1, whole genome shotgun sequence genome encodes:
- a CDS encoding hypothetical protein (EggNog:ENOG41), which produces MADHSSDKRPDFVIDSAPQNTALTSSGQEKIVPEDVIDNEKSDNRPEENVSSNDDGSGDAESVDSKDELRLSRARCIALVCTVTGASFLNTLASQSVVIILPQIGRALDVPDTRLQWVVSSYVLTFGCFLLLWGRIADIYGKRLIFILGSFWVTICCVVNAFIPTEIAFDLFRGLHGLGAAANVPTAIGILGTTFPPGKAKNYAFSAYAAGAPLGSVCGNLVSGLIAEWASWKWVFGALAIMAGMIAVAGVFCIPSPPSPPELRPEHDNLRSKTAAVDWIGATLITCGLLALMFALTEGNVVGWTAPWIPVLIVVSFGVIVAFFFWQRYLEQKTNRPPLVKVSVFNNWRFTAVMIIMGFFFGGFNNYLIYATYYFQDYQGLSPLQTMLRFIPTGISGFIVAFFTAYFLSRVPTFFILAFGHVAVCIAAVLYAVPIPPTTSYFAWGFWAMILSVVGADTAWPCLTLFTSHSLPKEDQAVGGALINSSGMIGRAISLAIATSIQSSVMAKERGVSVQHVGPVKEWDAPSLKGLRAGAWTNFGILVIALALVVYTFRSMEIIGKIPDRPERSEGVVNQEDTDVERRG; this is translated from the exons ATGGCTGACCATTCCAGTGACAAGAGACCAGACTTTGTCATCGACTCGGCTCCCCAAAATACTGCTCTAACCTCTTCAGGGCAGGAAAAGATTGTCCCTGAAGATGTGATCGATAACGAAAAGTCCGACAATCGGCCTGAAGAGAATGTGTCTTCCAACGATGACGGGAGCGGTGATGCAGAATCGGTAGATTCGAAGGACGAGCTGAGATTATCCAGGGCCCGTTGTATAGCTCTCGTCTGCACTGTCACAGGAGCTTCTTTTCTCAAC ACTCTTGCTAGCCAGAGCGTCGTTATCATCCTCCCTCAGATTGGCCGGGCCCTCGATGTTCCTGACACGAGACTTCAATGGGTAGTATCGTCCTACGTCTTGACATTTGGCTGCTTCCTGTTACTCTGGGGTCGAATCGCAGATATCTACGGAAAGAGACTGATTTTTATCCTGGGGTCTTTTTGGGTTACAATCTGCTGTGTTGTCAATGCTTTCATACCTACTGAGATTGCATTCGATCTATTCCGTGGCCTTCACGGGCTG GGCGCTGCTGCTAATGTCCCCACGGCGATTGGTATCCTCGGGACTACGTTTCCTCCGGGGAAGGCAAAGAACTACGCTTTCAGTGCGTACG CTGCCGGAGCCCCCCTCGGTAGCGTCTGCGGTAATCTCGTCTCCGGTCTCATCGCGGAATGGGCCAGTTGGAAATGGGTCTTTGGTGCCCTAGCCATCATGGCCGGCATGATCGCCGTTGCCGGTGTCTTCTGCATCCCGTCCCCGCCCTCGCCCCCGGAACTCCGACCCGAGCATGACAACCTCCGGTCCAAGACGGCGGCCGTGGACTGGATTGGCGCTACTCTCATCACCTGCGGACTCCTTGCACTTATGTTTGCTTTGACCGAGGGAAACGTTGTTGGCTGGACTGCACCCTGGATCCCTGTGCTCATCGTTGTTTCGTTTGGGGTCATCGTTGCATTCTTCTTTTGGCAGCGATATCTTGAGCAGAAGACGAATCGACCGCCGCTCGTCAAGGTATCAGTCTTCAATAACTGGCGATTCACAGctgtcatgatcatcatggGCTTTTTCTTTGGTGGCTTCAACAACTATCTCATTTACGCAACGTACTACTTCCAGGATTACCAAGGTCTCTCACCACTACAGACAATGTTGCGGTTCATCCCTACTGGTATAAGCGGGTTCATTGTTGCCTTTTTCACGGCGTACTTCCTTTCACGGGTTCCGACGTTCTTTATCCTGGCGTTTGGACATGTGGCTGTTTGCATTGCTGCTGTTTTATACGCCGTGCCAATTCCCCCGACGACCTCATACTTCGCATGGGGATTCTGGGCTATGATCCTCTCTGTTGTTGGAGCCGACACGGCTTGGCCTTGCCTCACGCTCTTTACTTCACATTCTCTTCCGAAAGAGGACCAAGCTGTTGGCGGAGCACTCATCAACTCTTCTGGTATGATCGGTCGTGCCATTTCATTGGCTATTGCCACCTCGATACAGTCATCTGTCATGGCCAAAGAAAGAGGTGTAAGTGTTCAACATGTTGGGCCAGTCAAGGAATGGGATGCACCGTCTCTAAAGGGTCTTCGTGCCGGAGCTTGGACAAACTTTGGCATCCTAGTCATTGCACTCGCACTCGTTGTGTACACTTTTAGGAGTATGGAAATCATTGGAAAGATTCCAGATCGTCCGGAAAGATCTGAGGGTGTGGTTAACCAGGAGGATACAGACGTTGAGAGACGAGGATAA
- a CDS encoding hypothetical protein (EggNog:ENOG41): MFTTKSVQSLKNLFASYHEPLPLSKQQSQKLLDGLKSSFRKQLDREYGESPNSLSPAAAKPGNVDPARLSATNRHLKDILSNPLFSYNKDVTSTFPSSLVSPSLAAPTRDPIEVFDHAVARGLMTPKAAIGVMVAKAKQLQANEPGLEGLATSGMSGRVIRWLRACGAEQDLRFMDNYSFIRALSPFLVAEGMEEIAWEWLERTINNTSGDLSNERRLRRASNLLGELVKTKCQPQYGNLDSGISTMLQAQQLFRTSPLLSDLLVSSWRSVSWLSTVESYSRPAPSEELFDAHIATADRLPQPFLLERAHLHLYHPTHPDHLPALNFFRDKQRLRKLVNTVEPKKSKPDKLSTVSWLAFLGHDTVNHLTQSGRTQEAQGVTELLQAEVAGLFNHKSEPALGL; the protein is encoded by the coding sequence ATGTTCACAACAAAGTCGGTTCAGTCACTCAAGAATCTGTTCGCATCCTATCACGAACCCCTACCCTTGTCGAAACAGCAATCTCAAAAGCTTCTGGACGGTCTCAAGAGTTCCTTTCGAAAACAGCTCGACCGTGAATATGGAGAGAGCCCCAATAGTCTGTCACCGGCTGCTGCGAAACCTGGAAATGTTGATCCTGCCCGACTATCTGCTACAAACCGGCATTTGAAAGATATCCTGTCGAACCCGCTGTTCAGCTACAACAAAGATGTTACATCGACGTTCCCTTCAAGCCTGGTATCGCCTTCTTTGGCTGCACCAACGCGTGATCCTATAGAGGTTTTTGACCATGCTGTAGCCCGAGGATTGATGACACCCAAGGCCGCCATCGGTGTGATGGTCGCTAAAGCAAAGCAGCTGCAGGCGAATGAACCAGGTCTTGAGGGTCTAGCTACATCGGGTATGTCAGGTCGTGTTATAAGATGGCTACGAGCTTGTGGTGCTGAGCAGGATCTACGATTTATGGACAATTATTCTTTTATCAGAGCGTTGTCTCCGTTCCTGGTGGCAGAAGGCATGGAGGAGATTGCTTGGGAATGGCTTGAGCGGacaatcaacaacacctctGGAGACCTGTCAAATGAAAGGCGTCTCAGGAGAGCATCCAACTTACTCGGGGAACTTGTGAAGACAAAGTGTCAGCCTCAATATGGCAACCTTGACTCAGGCATCTCTACCATGTTGCAAGCACAGCAACTTTTCCGGACCAGCCCACTACTATCGGATCTTCTAGTCTCGTCATGGAGATCAGTCTCATGGCTCTCGACCGTCGAATCCTACAGTCGACCGGCTCCATCTGAAGAACTTTTTGATGCTCATATTGCCACGGCCGATCGTCTGCCGCAACCTTTTCTCTTGGAACGTGCTCATTTACACCTCTACCACCCCACACATCCTGATCACCTTCCTGCTCTGAACTTCTTTAGAGACAAGCAAAGACTACGAAAGCTAGTTAATACTGTTGAGCCTAAGAAGTCGAAGCCAGATAAGCTAAGCACCGTATCATGGCTCGCCTTCTTAGGCCACGACACAGTCAACCACTTGACCCAATCTGGAAGAACACAAGAAGCGCAGGGAGTTACGGAGCTACTGCAGGCAGAAGTAGCTGGCCTTTTCAACCATAAATCCGAACCCGCTCTTGGGTTGTGA
- a CDS encoding hypothetical protein (BUSCO:EOG09260ZG2): MKRKAEAAVGSSKANKKKPKPSLTAEEAQKRFRAGLFEKKVLDSYTDQYAQSEPYKHAVINGLVDDSLLRSVRSEIKANVEFTPKETDIYKIHQSGDLANLDGLDDESLAKLPSLLKLRDAIYSEAFRNYVSHITNCGPLSGRKTDMAINIYTPGCYLLCHDDVIGSRRVSYILYLVDPDTPWKPEWGGALRLFPVQELKDKEGEVAKTPLPDVTKVIPPAWNQLSFFAVQPGESFHDVEEVYRAETKEQLERDGGRIRMAISGWFHIPQIGEDGYIKGEEERNAKNSGLMQLQGNPAQYDMPQPQVMKVDKASQEGFDEADLEFLLKYISPAYLVPDALEEISETFNEMFEITLPDILGKKFAQRLRDYVEAEEKKPAQEDTATIEKTTSWRVAKPPHKARYLYQQPSGPDQLRTSQEESPITELLDIFLPSRQFRQWLQMATKTTIESADLLARRFRRGLDYTLATGHEGKARVEINLGFTPTSGWGDDEEEDPEEEAENQNGEDVKGKGKGKAKAVEKQKKEEEETPEVGGQEIFMSGDDDADEDAAVYKTGDDDDNILFFQAASWNKMTIVMRDSGALKFVKYVSKSAKGDRWDISGAFEIEEEDDDDEDAGEGAAPDDDDDEEEFQGFSPDAAESDSE; encoded by the exons ATGAAGAGAAAAGCGGAAGCAGCTGTTGGATCCTccaaggccaacaagaaAAAGCCCAAGCCTT CTTTGACCGCAGAGGAAGCTCAGAAACGGTTTCGTGCTGGTCTTTTCGAAAAGAAGGTCCTCGATTCTTATACGGACCAATATGCTCAGTCAGAACCTTATAAGCATGCCGTCATCAACGGCCTTGTTGACGATTCCCTCCTTCGATCGGTTCGCAgcgagatcaaggccaacgtCGAGTTCACCCCCAAGGAGACCGATATCTACAAGATCCACCAGTCAGGCGACCTGGCCAATCTCGACGGTCTCGACGACGAGTCTCTAGCTAAGCTGCCTTCGCTCCTCAAGCTGCGCGATGCTATATACTCCGAAGCCTTCCGCAACTATGTCTCTCACATTACAAATTGCGGCCCGTTGAGCGGTCGCAAGACTGACATGGCTATCAACATCTATACGCCTGGCTGCTACCTCCTTTGCCATGACGACGTCATTGGTAGCCGGCGCGTTAGCTATATCCTCTACCTCGTTGACCCCGACACGCCCTGGAAGCCCGAATGGGGTGGCGCGCTCCGTCTGTTCCCCGTGcaggagctcaaggacaaggagggcGAGGTAGCGAAGACACCGCTTCCCGACGTTACAAAAGTCATCCCGCCTGCGTGGAACCAGCTGAGCTTCTTTGCTGTCCAGCCTGGAGAGAGTTTCCACGATGTCGAGGAGGTCTATCGCGCCGAAACTAAGGAGCAGCTAGAGAGGGACGGTGGCCGCATTCGTATGGCTATCAGTGGATGGTTCCATATTCCCCAGATTGGAGAGGACGGCTACATcaagggagaagaggagagaaacgCCAAGAACAGCGGCCTGATGCAACTTCAGGGCAATCCTGCTCAGTACGATatgcctcagcctcaggttATGAAGGTTGATAAGGCCAGTCAGGAGGGCTTCGACGAAGCCGATCTTGAGTTTCTGCTCAAGTACATCTCGCCAGCATACCTGGTTCCTGATGCCTTGGAAGAGATCTCCGAGACCTTCAACGAGATGTTTGAAATCACCTTGCCAGATATTTTGGGCAAGAAGTTTGCCCAGCGCCTAAGGGACTacgttgaggctgaggagaagaaacccGCACAAGAAGATACTGCTACGATAGAAAAGACGACTTCATGGCGTGTAGCTAAGCCTCCCCACAAGGCGCGATATCTCTACCAACAGCCCAGCGGGCCTGACCAGCTTCGCACCTCACAGGAGGAATCTCCCATCACTGAACTTCTCGACATCTTCCTGCCCAGCCGTCAGTTCCGCCAATGGCTCCAGATGGCCACCAAAACCACCATCGAAAGTGCCGATCTCCTCGCGCGCCGTTTCCGCCGTGGTCTCGACTATACTCTCGCGACTGGCCACGAGGGCAAGGCGCGCGTAGAGATTAATCTCGGATTTACACCTACATCTGGCTGGGgtgacgatgaggaagaagatcccgaggaagaagctgaaaatCAGAACGGCGAGGATgtaaaaggtaaaggaaagggcaaagccaaggctgtagagaaacagaagaaggaggaggaggaaacaCCTGAAGTCGGCGGCCAAGAAATCTTCATGtccggtgatgatgatgccgatgaaGATGCAGCCGTATATAAGACaggcgatgatgacgacaacattctcttcttccaagctGCGTCATGGAATAAGATGACTATTGTTATGCGCGACAGCGGCGCTCTTAAGTTCGTCAAATACGTTAGTAAGAGCGCCAAGGGCGACCGATGGGATATCTCTGGTGCCTttgagatcgaggaggaggacgatgacgatgaagacgctGGCGAAGGAGCCGCgccagatgatgatgacgacgaggaggagttcCAAGGCTTCTCACCTGATGCAGCTGAGAGCGACTCTGAATAA
- the PPE1 gene encoding Protein phosphatase methylesterase 1 (EggNog:ENOG41~MEROPS:MER0036069~BUSCO:EOG09264E5J), whose amino-acid sequence MSDLQRAWAKAKYSISNDTFDEVDEEHENDVLPELPEPVDDDSSSASSASSVSSTGTIIPSPNQKLFARPQGVARGRTLEQIPWTTYFERELSLKSEQDPEVVHHAYLTSPVGKGPLFVMHHGAGSSGLSFAVVASEIKKRLSTAGILAIDCRGHGSTNAPGDKALDMRLDTLSSDLFCMVQLTKSEMAWPEMPPIVLVGHSLGGAVVTDLAKSGRLGTSVLGYAVLDVVEGSAIDALQSMHTYLSTRPLGFATLQAGIEWHIRSRTIRNSISARTSVPALLVFNENDDPTRPWRWRTNLGATQPYWEGWFIGLSKKFLGAKGGKLLLLAGTDRLDTELTIGQMQGKYALQVFPEAGHFIHEDLPEKTAVSLVDFFRRNDRSALVLPPKVSDLLKQGKRV is encoded by the exons ATGAGCGACCTGCAGCGAGCAtgggccaaggccaagtacAGCATATCTAACGATACATTTGACGAGGTCGACGAGGAGCACGAGAATGATGTACTCCCCGAGTTGCCGGAGCCTGTCGACGATGActcttcctcagcctcgTCCGCCTCGTCCGTCTCCTCGACAGGAACCATCATACCATCGCCCAACCAGAAGCTGTTTGCTCGACCTCAAGG AGTCGCCCGCGGCAGGACCCTGGAGCAGATTCCCTGGACAACCTATTTTGAGCGCGAATTGTCTCTGAAGTCAGAGCAGGACCCTGAAGTAGTCCACCATGCCTATCTCACTTCACCGGTCGGAAAAGGACCATTGTTTGTGATGCATCATGGTGCCGGATCATCAGGGCTGTCGTTCGCCGTTGTTGCTTCTGAAATAAAGAAGCGGTTGTCAACAGCAGGTATCCTGGCCATTGACTGTAGAGGTCACGGGTCCACAAATGCACCGGGCGACAAAGCACTGGACATGAGACTGGACACTCTATCTTCGGATCTGTTCTGCATGGTGCAGCTCACAAAGAGTGAGATGGCCTGGCCAGAGATGCCCCCGATAGTGCTCGTGGGACACTCCTTAGGCGGAGCAGTTGTTACTGACCTGGCCAAGTCCGGTAGGCTTGGAACGTCAGTTTTAGGCTATGCTGTGTTGGACGTTGTGGAAGGCTCCGCTATTGATGCTCTACAAAGCATGCACACCTATTTGTCTACGAGACCACTGGGCTTCGCAACTCTGCAAGCAGGTATCGAATGGCACATTCGATCTCGGACGATACGAAACTCCATCTCTGCTCGGACATCTGTTCCTGCGCTGCTCGTCTTTAACGAGAACGACGACCCGACAAGGCCGTGGCGATGGCGGACCAACTTGGGTGCAACACAGCCTTACTGGGAAGGTTGGTTTATAGGGCTGAGCAAGAAGTTCTTGGGGGCGAAGGGAGGAAAACTCCTACTGCTCGCTGGTACTGACAGGCTGGACACCGAGCTGACCATCGGTCAAATGCAGG GGAAATATGCATTGCAAGTGTTCCCCGAGGCCGGTCACTTCATTCACGAAGATTTGCCGGAGAAGACAGCCGTTTCGCTGGTCGACTTTTTTCGCAGAAACGACAGGAGTGCTCTCGTGCTTCCTCCTAAAGTTTCGGATCTTCTCAAACAGGGCAAAAGAGTATGA
- a CDS encoding hypothetical protein (EggNog:ENOG41) — MSEVTSRTSASRGRGSGRGGRGGFAGRGGRRTNGDKPDHSTADSQGAFEDEGDFGELRKQYGDKTSVIREMFPDWSEADVLFALQETNGDENEAVTRIAEGTISQWGEVSKPKKASRAKVKDQAPASSNDVTSTGPRATRGGRAVSEGGRGRGRATDRGGRSTRGRPSVAPTNGAGTKDSSALSVPTEESSAWGTKESKKETSEENQPIAEQPAPSATTEAPKPAAPAVKTWASMLRQSAPPKAPPKPKEAPAAPQPAAEHGETESAPEPIEPEAEVVPEPESENAPAPAVDEADETTPVVDTATPAEVPHVNVEPEVALPPSKDELTESNLEQVVDESKPPPTGTVASTAADSWDPRQNPASVTATPISAAQQQHAAPPSGFAATAAKATAERTVRTPSHHHHQRRVLDQEEAVRMPGNREVDRAAVQFGAFSLNGDEDIDGDREEPETRAQPPADSPITHPRTSLPPATQAAVPDSFAQKPTSTVAPIAAPTAPAAQAQAQIPGQGPASAQQYGRFGQAGAQETVGVPQKPLDPFNQQSTPSTQPPFDNFAAQTSQAQQPGGAFSSAPSDYSSYYTANQSDRNPYNYYGQQFGQQGGQGQQDGAASQQRPFGGYGASQVDNLSQYPQSGLHNQPRFGGSAVDAQNSGNSTPNPTTQAQQQQPQQPGQQQQQQPGQGSQPQSHGQQYPGYNHPYYSNPYYHQYYSGYGQGGFGPYGKGGMYGQPYGISPNAPYDHSSSPAGFAQSSLHRDSGLGSGLGDYGRAATTQAGSQPGLGGSAFNSVHDTFNRGGSAFPSQGQSFNSPAQPGNAAADDLKPFGEPKTASGPSPSLGGARPGSATNAPPAQSGLPPPQNVGAYGGYPSHLQGHGLHGSNAYGMGGNAGTNQHGNSPYGSYGQGFGGSGYYGGNQQQQQQQQRGGWGGNYH, encoded by the exons ATGTCCGAAGTGACTTCACGGACGTCCGCCTCGCGCGGCAGAGGCTCTGGCCGCGGTGGTAGAGGAGGTTTCGCCGGTCGCGGCGGCCGACGAACCAATGGCGACAAGCCCGACCACAGCACCGCTGATTCCCAAGGTGCAttcgaagatgaaggagacttTGGCGAGCTTCGAAAGCAATATGGCGACAAGACCTCGGTGATTCGAGAGATGTTCCCCGACTGGTCTGAGGCCGATGTCCTTTTTGCTCTCCAGGAAACGAACGGCGACGAGAACGAAGCCGTCACCCGCATTGCTGAGG GAACAATCTCTCAATGGGGCGAGGTTtcaaagcccaagaaggctTCCCGAGCTAAGGTTAAGGACCAAGCTCCCGCATCTTCGAACGACGTGACGTCTACTGGACCCCGGGCCACTCGTGGTGGCCGAGCTGTATCTGAGGGAGGTCGTGGCCGAGGCCGAGCTACAGATCGAGGAGGCCGTAGCACACGTGGCCGACCCTCTGTTGCTCCCACTAACGGCGCTGGAACCAAGGAcagctcagccttgtctGTTCCCACAGAGGAGTCATCTGCTTGGGGCACTAAGGAATCCAAGAAGGAGACCTCAGAGGAGAACCAGCCCATTGCTGAACAACCTGCCCCATCTGCGACAACAGAGGCACCCAAGCCTGCTGCCCCTGCAGTGAAGACCTGGGCAAGCATGCTCCGCCAGTCCGCTCCCCCTAAGGCCCCGCCCAAGCCAAAAGAAGCTCCTGCTGCTCCTCAGCCAGCTGCCGAACACGGTGAAACTGAATCTGCCCCCGAACCTATCGAACCCGAGGCTGAGGTCGTGCCCGAGCCCGAGTCCGAGAACGCACCTGCCCCCGCCGTCgacgaagctgatgagaCTACGCCCGTTGTCGATACCGCTACTCCCGCCGAAGTTCCTCACGTTAATGTAGAGCCCGAGGTGGCTCTTCCCCCCTCCAAGGACGAGCTTACCGAATCAAATCTTGAACAGGTTGTTGACGAATCCAAGCCGCCTCCGACTGGTACTGTAGCAAGCACCGCCGCTGACTCTTGGGACCCTCGACAGAACCCCGCAAGTGTTACTGCTACACCTATCTCTGctgctcaacagcagcatgcCGCCCCTCCCAGCGGATTCGCTGCCACCGCTGCCAAAGCTACAGCTGAGCGAACCGTCCGTACTCccagccatcatcaccatcagcgCCGTGTCCTCGACCAGGAAGAAGCTGTGCGTATGCCTGGCAACCGAGAGGTTGACCGAGCTGCTGTCCAATTCGGAGCCTTCAGTCTGAACGGCGATGAAGATATTGACGGCGACCGAGAGGAGCCCGAGACTAGAGCTCAACCTCCCGCCGACTCGCCTATCACTCATCCTCGTACCTCGCTTCCTCCCGCTACTCAAGCGGCTGTCCCCGATTCATTCGCACAGAAGCCCACTTCTACAGTTGCTCCTATCGCAGCTCCTACCG ctccagctgcgCAAGCGCAGGCTCAGATTCCTGGCCAAGGTCCTGCTAGCGCTCAGCAATACGGTCGATTTGGCCAGGCTGGCGCCCAGGAGACAGTTGGAGTCCCCCAGAAGCCACTGGACCCTTTTAACCAACAGAGCACTCCCTCTACTCAACCTCCCTTCGACAACTTCGCTGCTCAGACTTCCCAGGCGCAACAGCCTGGTGGCGCTTTCAGTTCCGCACCCAGCGATTACTCCTCCTACTACACTGCGAATCAATCCGACCGAAACCCTTACAACTACTACGGCCAACAGTTTGGCCAGCAAGGAGGGCAGGGCCAGCAGGATGGCGCTGCGTCTCAGCAGCGACCTTTTGGTGGTTATGGGGCATCTCAGGTTGATAACCTGAGCCAATACCCCCAGAGCGGTCTGCACAACCAACCTCGATTTGGCGGAAGTGCTGTGGATGCTCAGAACAGCGGGAACAGTACACCCAACCCTACTACACAGgcgcagcaacagcagcctcaacagcccggccagcagcaacagcagcagccaggcCAGGGATCTCAACCTCAGTCACACGGCCAGCAGTATCCCGGCTACAACCACCCCTACTACAGCAACCCGTACTATCACCAATACTACTCTGGATATGGCCAAGGCGGATTTGGCCCTTACGGTAAGGGCGGCATGTATGGCCAGCCCTATGGCATCTCCCCCAATGCCCCCTATGATCACAGCTCATCCCCTGCTGGATTTGCTCAGTCTTCTCTTCACCGAGACAGTGGTCTGGGCTCTGGTCTTGGCGATTATGGCCGTGCGGCTACAACCCAGGCTGGCAGTCAGCCCGGCCTTGGTGGGAGCGCTTTTAACAGCGTCCATGATACCTTCAATCGTGGAGGCTCCGCTTTCCCGTCTCAAGGCCAGTCTTTCAACAGCCCAGCGCAGCCCGGCAATGCCGCGGCTGATGACCTGAAGCCATTTGGTGAGCCCAAGACCGCTTCTGGCCCTTCTCCCTCTCTGGGTGGAGCTCGACCCGGTTCCGCTACCAACGCGCCCCCTGCTCAGAGCGGTCTCCCGCCCCCCCAGAATGTTGGTGCGTATGGTGGTTATCCTAGCCATCTTCAAGGCCATGGCCTCCATGGCAGCAATGCATATGGCATGGGCGGTAACGCCGGTACCAACCAGCACGGAAACAGTCCCTACGGGTCATATGGACAAGGCTTCGGCGGCAGTGGTTACTACGGTGGcaaccagcagcagcagcaacaacagcagcgcGGCGGCTGGGGAGGCAACTATCATTAG